In Diabrotica undecimpunctata isolate CICGRU chromosome 4, icDiaUnde3, whole genome shotgun sequence, a single genomic region encodes these proteins:
- the LOC140440142 gene encoding uncharacterized protein, with translation MSAFKVEHLLGPELEYELRVRHLNDPSLTTVERKRVVLRGALKQAAANRSYAVLSASHLNFKDEIAEIEVTLADLVVKIGSFVGSPSDTAYARYTSRLGHVAARVHLLEATTEEEEEVKRSLNFRVLILEGELDCKVMPQAQSTPHNASVSVNPFPLVKSAPIHKWGVHFSGQDNENVVSFLEKVECLRIARGNSEEECYSSAADLFKDSAFTWYLNNRGSFASWQELVAKLRSDFLPYNYEDNLLDEIKSRKQAPQEKVTIFVNEIVSLCKRLETPLSESHIIRIIRKNLLPSYHSSLALTDISSIADLTEKCKKLEEVLSWSSDNVTRVPIHQNFRNNDLSYSDRPNYSRSSNSRNLRNNDSSYSGRPNYSRSGNVSSFNSKLTCWNCCQSGHGYYECSEPRIRFCYGCGRQGVRKFECEFCSGNDRRGGLALAPTPRQNTGNTNTVQTPQNQGTGFSSLDAQASTSKTSHALPKDKRPQNGKYQPKGGQR, from the coding sequence atgtctgctttcaaggtagagcatctgttaggtccagaattagagtacgagttgagagtccggcacttaaacgatccatctttgacaacagtggaaaggaaaagggtagtgttgcgtggtgcattaaagcaagctgcagcaaatcggagttatgctgttctgtctgcttcccatcttaattttaaggacgagattgcggaaatagaggttactcttgcagatctggtggtcaaaattggttcttttgtgggttctcctagtgatactgcctatgctcgctatacttctcgcttaggtcatgttgcagctagagtccatctgttagaagctacaacagaggaagaggaggaagtgaagaggtctcttaatttcagggttctgattctggaaggtgaacttgattgtaaagtgatgccacaggcacagtcaactcctcataatgctagtgtttcagtaaatccatTTCCCTTGGTTAAGTctgctcctattcataaatggggtgtccatttttcaggtcaagataatgaaaatgttgttagtttcttagagaaggtagaatgtctgcgtatagcgcgtggtaacagcgaggaagagtgttactcttctgctgccgatttatttaaggattcagccttcacttggtatctcaataaccgaggtagttttgcttcatggcaagagttagttgccaaacttaggtcagattttcttccatataactatgaggacaatcttcttgatgaaattaagtctcgaaaacaagctccgcaggagaaggtaactatatttgtaaatgagattgttagtttgtgtaaacggttggagactcctttgtctgagtcacatatcataaggatcattagaaaaaatttgttgccatcgtatcattctagtctggcacttacagatatttcttcaattgctgacttaacggaaaagtgtaagaagttagaggaagttttgtcatggtcttctgacaacgtgactagagtccctattcatcagaatttcagaaataatgacttatcttattctgatagacccaattattcacggtctagtaatagtagaaatttaagaaataatgactcatcctattctggtaggcctaactattctcggtctggtaatgtctcttcttttaattcgaagcttacctgttggaattgttgtcagtcaggacatgggtattacgaatgttctgagcctagaattcggttctgttatggttgtggacgtcaaggtgtccgtaaatttgagtgtgaattctgttcgggaaacgacagaaggggtgggttggccctggctcctactcctcgtcaaaatacagggaatacaaacactgttcaaactcctcaaaaccaaggaaccggtttctcgagtctggatgcccaagcttccacaagcaaaacatctcacgctctaccgaaagacaaaagaccacagaacggcaaataccaaccgaagggaggacaacgttaa